Proteins encoded within one genomic window of Rubritalea squalenifaciens DSM 18772:
- a CDS encoding YitT family protein, with the protein MPESRNAKPTALKLLQFTTGLFITAWGFRAFLMENSILSGGVPGLSLLLFRLFELSPSITQWLIGIPILVIAWPLLGKKAALASIAGSILLPAAIYIAQWLPVVPCQEPILASLFGGLIIGLGLGMIFASNFTVGGFSLVARMLNRYLGITMANSMLILDGLVIIATVFFFGPEAAMLAMLSILAISKAIDIVLTGLGLAKSITIITDKADEMREMLLEKLDSGATELPATGAYSGQNKTVFLTVIPRAKAARLRRNILRVDPQAFTIISDASEVLGYGFSHHA; encoded by the coding sequence ATGCCAGAATCTCGTAACGCCAAGCCCACTGCTCTCAAGCTCCTCCAGTTCACCACAGGCCTCTTTATTACGGCCTGGGGCTTCAGGGCCTTTCTGATGGAGAATTCCATTCTCTCTGGTGGGGTACCAGGCCTCTCGCTACTACTCTTCCGCTTGTTTGAGCTCAGCCCATCTATTACCCAATGGCTCATCGGTATTCCTATCCTTGTCATCGCCTGGCCACTCCTCGGGAAAAAGGCCGCACTCGCCTCCATCGCTGGATCCATCCTTCTTCCTGCAGCCATCTACATCGCCCAGTGGCTACCCGTCGTCCCATGCCAAGAGCCCATCCTCGCTTCACTTTTCGGTGGCTTGATCATCGGTCTCGGTCTAGGCATGATCTTCGCCTCAAACTTCACCGTAGGTGGCTTCTCTCTGGTCGCCCGTATGCTCAACCGCTACCTCGGCATCACCATGGCCAACAGCATGCTCATCCTGGATGGGCTGGTCATCATCGCCACCGTATTCTTCTTCGGCCCTGAAGCGGCTATGCTCGCCATGCTCAGCATTCTCGCCATCAGCAAAGCTATCGATATCGTCCTAACTGGTCTGGGCCTTGCCAAGTCGATCACCATCATCACCGACAAAGCGGATGAAATGCGTGAAATGCTTCTGGAAAAATTGGACTCAGGCGCCACCGAGCTACCTGCCACTGGCGCCTACTCTGGTCAGAACAAAACCGTCTTCCTCACCGTCATCCCCAGAGCCAAGGCTGCCCGCTTGCGCCGCAATATCCTGCGCGTCGATCCTCAGGCCTTCACCATCATCTCGGATGCCTCAGAGGTTCTCGGCTACGGCTTCTCCCACCACGCTTAA